Proteins encoded within one genomic window of Longimicrobiaceae bacterium:
- a CDS encoding nucleotidyltransferase domain-containing protein, whose amino-acid sequence MARLKAQSSFRYPLSALLGNQGAVRVARELFRHGGPLSGPEIGARAGMTRSGVYMGLAPLTAAGLVRRIGGQRSGLFHVVTDHPLAVPLAALFDAEHGRVQQAYDAIRGAASGTSPRPDAVWLFGSVARGDDHAASDLDIAVVAANDRVEETVDAVREAVQAVGERLFLRISVIGVSPDDLDRMASAAEPFWTAVRRDAKTLAGPEPDDLLRAYRRKRRPESTDDGDAR is encoded by the coding sequence GTGGCGCGGCTGAAAGCACAGAGCAGCTTCCGCTATCCGCTTAGCGCGCTTCTCGGCAACCAGGGAGCGGTGCGCGTCGCCCGCGAGCTTTTCCGGCACGGTGGGCCGCTTTCCGGTCCAGAGATCGGCGCGCGCGCCGGAATGACGCGGAGCGGTGTGTACATGGGGCTGGCACCACTTACCGCCGCCGGGCTCGTCCGGCGGATCGGTGGCCAGCGCTCCGGACTATTCCACGTGGTGACGGACCACCCGCTGGCTGTCCCGCTCGCCGCATTGTTCGACGCAGAACACGGGCGTGTCCAGCAGGCGTACGATGCGATCCGCGGAGCGGCGTCCGGAACATCGCCGCGTCCCGACGCGGTGTGGCTCTTCGGCAGCGTGGCGCGTGGGGACGACCATGCCGCAAGCGATCTCGACATCGCCGTCGTGGCCGCGAACGACCGCGTGGAGGAGACGGTGGATGCCGTCCGCGAGGCAGTCCAGGCTGTCGGTGAACGGCTTTTCCTGCGCATCTCGGTAATAGGTGTGAGCCCCGACGACCTGGACCGCATGGCTTCTGCCGCGGAGCCGTTCTGGACCGCAGTGCGGCGCGACGCGAAAACCCTTGCTGGGCCCGAGCCGGACGACCTGCTGCGCGCATACCGCCGCAAGAGACGCCCGGAATCCACGGATGATGGAGACGCGCGATGA